One region of Pseudanabaena sp. BC1403 genomic DNA includes:
- the rppA gene encoding two-component system response regulator RppA, producing MRILLVDDEEELAEPLQRILANQGYLVDSANSGDRGWELAQTGDYDLLILDWMMPEKSGVEICSSLRQKGDSTPVLILTAKDTLDDRVAGLDSGADDYLVKPFELRELLARVRALLRRAPSPLALTSEPAKLSYGDLELDRDNQVVYRDQIAIALTEREYQLLEYFMFHPNQLLSHELISQHLWKEGEDAPTSNALAAQIKLLRRKIDRDRQISLINTVYGKGYRFG from the coding sequence ATGCGAATCTTATTGGTGGATGACGAAGAAGAGCTTGCCGAACCACTACAACGAATTTTGGCAAATCAGGGTTATTTAGTTGATAGCGCTAATAGTGGCGATCGCGGCTGGGAATTGGCACAGACAGGTGATTATGACTTGCTGATTTTGGATTGGATGATGCCTGAGAAATCGGGGGTAGAAATTTGCAGCTCATTGCGACAGAAAGGAGATAGTACACCCGTACTCATACTCACTGCCAAGGATACTCTTGACGATCGCGTAGCAGGTTTAGATAGTGGCGCTGACGATTATTTAGTAAAACCTTTTGAATTGCGGGAGTTACTTGCCAGAGTGAGGGCGTTACTGCGCCGCGCACCCTCTCCACTCGCATTAACAAGTGAGCCTGCAAAATTAAGTTATGGAGACTTGGAACTTGATCGCGATAATCAAGTCGTATATCGAGATCAGATTGCGATCGCTTTAACCGAGAGAGAATATCAGCTCTTAGAGTATTTTATGTTTCATCCAAACCAATTACTAAGCCATGAACTCATCTCACAACATCTCTGGAAAGAAGGAGAAGATGCCCCAACTAGTAATGCCCTAGCCGCACAGATCAAATTATTACGGCGCAAAATTGATCGTGATCGCCAAATTTCTTTGATCAATACTGTGTATGGCAAAGGCTATCGCTTTGGCTGA